The Nitrogeniibacter aestuarii genome has a window encoding:
- a CDS encoding putative motility protein, with protein MDVSSASSASQMDLRTQVSNEVQKRAQEIQAQNAQQLINSLPQTQPTPDPEATVGSQINIFV; from the coding sequence ATGGATGTTTCAAGCGCTTCGTCTGCGTCGCAAATGGACTTGCGAACCCAGGTATCCAATGAGGTCCAGAAGCGGGCACAGGAGATCCAGGCGCAGAATGCGCAGCAGCTGATCAACAGCCTGCCGCAGACCCAGCCCACGCCCGATCCGGAGGCAACAGTGGGATCACAAATCAATATCTTTGTCTGA
- a CDS encoding YajQ family cyclic di-GMP-binding protein, whose translation MPSFDISSEVEMVDLRNAVESANRKITNRYDFKGTDARIEQNDKLLTLHGDNDFQLDQMKQILLPEMTAKQIDVRCLEYGDLQTVGGNKVKQELKVRVGVEQDLAKKIVKMIKDSKVKTQAAIQGDVVRITGKKRDDLQACITLVKAEIKDYPLQYGNFRD comes from the coding sequence ATGCCTTCATTCGATATCAGCTCTGAAGTCGAGATGGTCGATCTGCGCAATGCCGTGGAGAGCGCCAATCGCAAGATCACCAATCGTTACGACTTCAAGGGCACGGATGCCCGTATCGAACAGAATGACAAGCTCCTCACCTTGCATGGTGACAATGACTTTCAGCTGGACCAAATGAAGCAGATCCTGCTGCCCGAGATGACCGCGAAGCAAATCGATGTTCGCTGTCTCGAGTACGGTGACCTGCAAACGGTCGGTGGAAACAAGGTCAAGCAGGAGCTGAAGGTTCGTGTCGGCGTTGAGCAGGATCTGGCCAAGAAGATCGTCAAAATGATCAAGGATTCAAAGGTGAAGACGCAGGCCGCCATTCAGGGTGATGTCGTGCGCATCACAGGCAAGAAGCGCGACGACCTGCAAGCGTGTATCACCCTGGTGAAGGCTGAGATCAAAGACTATCCTCTACAGTACGGTAACTTCCGGGACTGA
- the ppnP gene encoding pyrimidine/purine nucleoside phosphorylase yields MSQDAVIENVSVEKTANVYFGGKCVSHSVTLSDGTKKSVGIIMPATLTFNTAAPEVMEIVSGACSVRLGGDAEWRSFEAGQTFEVPGNSSFDIQVVGTPLHYVCHFG; encoded by the coding sequence ATGTCGCAGGACGCCGTGATTGAAAACGTGTCTGTCGAAAAGACGGCCAACGTCTATTTCGGGGGCAAGTGCGTGAGCCACAGTGTGACGCTGTCTGACGGAACGAAGAAGTCCGTCGGCATCATCATGCCGGCCACGCTGACCTTTAACACTGCTGCGCCGGAAGTGATGGAGATCGTCAGTGGTGCATGTAGCGTGCGCCTCGGCGGCGATGCCGAATGGCGTAGTTTCGAGGCCGGGCAGACTTTCGAGGTGCCGGGCAATTCGAGTTTTGACATTCAGGTGGTGGGCACGCCACTGCATTACGTCTGTCACTTCGGTTGA